TCGGGCTGACCTTCTTCGACATGCGCGAAGCCGTCAGATCGCTGCAGAAGGTACTGTAGCGCACCGTCGTCCAATGAGCCGGCGCGCTGCGATGGCGCGGCGCCGGCGGGAGTAGTTTCATGGCCAATACCGTCCTCTACGACGACGGCGTTCACAAGAACATTCTGCTGGAGGATTTCGGCGCCGGCGACCACGCGGTGCAGGCGAACCAGCATCTGATCATCCACGACCGCGTCGGCATGCTGCTCGATCCGGGCGGCCACAAGGTCTATTCCAGGGTGCTCAGCGAGACCTTCAGCGAGCTCTCGGGCGGGCGGCTGAAATATCTGTTCCTGTCGCACCAGGATCCCGACATCGTCGCGGCGATCAACGGCTGGCTGATGACGACCGACGCCGACGCCTACATCTCCGAGCTGTGGACCCGCTTCGTGCCGCATTTCGGCTTCGACCACATCGTTGCCCACCGGCTGAAGCCGATCCCCGACGAGGGCATGGTGTTCGATCTCGCGGGCAGCAGGCTGTACGCGCTGCCGGCGCACTTCCTGCACAGTGAGGGCAATTTCCAGCTCTACGATCCGATCTCGAAGATCCTCTATAGCGGCGACCTCGGCGCCTCGATCGGCGTCGACTACACCGTCGTGCGCGACTTCAAGGCGCATACGCGCTTCATGGAGGGCTTTCACCGGCGCTACATGGTCTCCAACCGCGTCATGAAGGCGTGGGCGCAGATGGTCAGCACGCTCGACATCGAGATCATCGCCCCGCAGCACGGCGCGCTGTTTCCGGATGCTACGATGTCGCGCCAGTTCATCGCGTGGTGCGCGGGGCTCGAATGCGGCATCGACCTGATCACGCCGAAATTCAAGGTGCCCGTGGGCTGACATGCTGGCGCCCTCCCCGAACTCCGCTCTGCCTTCTCCCGCCATGCGCATCGATGCGTGCACCGTGGCCGGCGAAGAGGCGCCGGTCTGGCTCGCCGCGGCCTTCGCCGTCGCCGGCACCCTGATCGCCGTCATGTCGGCAGCGCTCTGGCAGCAAGGCACCGCCACGCCGCCGGTCGCGACGGCCGCAATGCCGGTGACGGCCGTGCCGCAGCGCGACGCCCCCGTTGCCGACGCGGCACCCAAGCGACGGGAGGCGCGGATCGTCGACCCGGCACCGGTCGCGGCGCCGCCGATGCCGCCCGCGATCGCTCCCGTCGTGGTCGCGCCACCGACACCGCCGGTCGCCCCGGCAGCGCCCCCGGAGCCCCAGAGCCCCGCGAAGCCCTCCGCCGAGTGCTTCGCGCCGCTGGCGGTCGGCTTCGAGCGCGGCAGCGCACGACCGAACCCTGCCGACATGAAGCGGTCGCTGGCGATCCTGCAACGCGCGCTCGCGCGCCATGGTGAGGCGACCATCATCATCGAGGGGCATACCGATGCCAGCGGCACCGAGGATCTGAACGTGCTGCTCAGCTATTCGCGCGCCAAGGAGATCGCGGCCCAGTTGAAGCGCGAGGGCCTCCCCGCGCAGCGGATGTCGGTGCGCGCGGCCGGCGCCGGCGAGGCGCGCGGCGATGCCCAGGCGGTCGCGGGCGACCGCAAGGCCGTGCTGCGCATTGCGGGCGTCGATGATTGCAGTCAACTCACAGCGACGAAGCGACCATGACGATCTATGCCATCGTGAGCGGCCTCGGCGCCGCCATTCTGCTGTTGACCTCGGGCTATCTGTTCGGCGCCCGCCAGGGCGCGCTGTCCCGCGAGCTGTTGCGCCGGCAGGTGCAGATGCAGGCGGCCAGCCTCGACCAGTTGCAGGAGCAGAGCAGCCACGACGCCATCGAGCGGGAGACCAGCCTGCGCAGCGCGATCGAAGATGTGCTGGCGCCGCTGGTCGAGCGTGAGCGCATCTCGCTGGATCTGGCGCAGCTCGCGAGCCGGCCGGGCCGGCGCCGCGAGCTGGTGCCGCTGCTCGACCGCATCGCCGAAGTCGGCCGCTTCCAGACCGTGCTGCTCACCAACGAGGAAGGCTTGCCGCTCGCGGCCAATACGACCGCACACCGCACCGAGCAGCTTGCGGCGGCGGCGACGCGGCTTGCGCTCGTGGCGGAGAAGATCGCCGACGAGACCCACATCGCGCCGTTGTCGGTGATGCTGCGCGACGCCTCGGAGGCGACGACGCTGTGCCGGATCTTCCGCGTGCAGGACCAGACGCTCACTCTGACCGCGCTCTCCAACGATACGCGCCTCGCCTCCGTGGCGCTCGATCCCGCCCTCGCCAAGGTGCAGGTCGCGCTGACGGCCCCGGCCTGACACCTCCTCAAAACGCAAAGGGCGCCGCACCTCTTGCGAGGCACTGCGCCCTTCGCCGACCTCATTGTCAGGGATGAGGCCGACTACACGCGGCTGCGGCCGCGGGCGAGGCCCACGACGGCCGAAACCAGAAACAGCACGATGGCGATGAAGAAGATGATCTTGGCGATCTCGATGGAGGCACCGGCGACGCCGCCGAAGCCGAGAATGCCGGCGATCAATGCGATAACCAGGAAGGTGACAACCCAGCCTAACATGAC
This region of Bradyrhizobium sp. SZCCHNS1050 genomic DNA includes:
- a CDS encoding MBL fold metallo-hydrolase encodes the protein MANTVLYDDGVHKNILLEDFGAGDHAVQANQHLIIHDRVGMLLDPGGHKVYSRVLSETFSELSGGRLKYLFLSHQDPDIVAAINGWLMTTDADAYISELWTRFVPHFGFDHIVAHRLKPIPDEGMVFDLAGSRLYALPAHFLHSEGNFQLYDPISKILYSGDLGASIGVDYTVVRDFKAHTRFMEGFHRRYMVSNRVMKAWAQMVSTLDIEIIAPQHGALFPDATMSRQFIAWCAGLECGIDLITPKFKVPVG
- a CDS encoding OmpA family protein encodes the protein MLAPSPNSALPSPAMRIDACTVAGEEAPVWLAAAFAVAGTLIAVMSAALWQQGTATPPVATAAMPVTAVPQRDAPVADAAPKRREARIVDPAPVAAPPMPPAIAPVVVAPPTPPVAPAAPPEPQSPAKPSAECFAPLAVGFERGSARPNPADMKRSLAILQRALARHGEATIIIEGHTDASGTEDLNVLLSYSRAKEIAAQLKREGLPAQRMSVRAAGAGEARGDAQAVAGDRKAVLRIAGVDDCSQLTATKRP
- a CDS encoding DUF1328 domain-containing protein; this encodes MLGWVVTFLVIALIAGILGFGGVAGASIEIAKIIFFIAIVLFLVSAVVGLARGRSRV